Genomic window (Verrucomicrobiia bacterium):
TATACTCTCTCTGCGCTGAAGGTTCGTCAGACGGTCGCGCCGTTCCAATCCGCGCTGTTGCGTCACACGGGTTGGCAGGTGACGGTGGGTTGGGTGCTGACGGGCGAGGCGGCGGCGTTTAACGGCGTGACGCCGCGTCGCGCCTTTGATCCGCGCCATGGCAACTGGGGGGCGTTCCAGATTGTGGGTCGGTATGGTGAACTGAATCTGGATGAGGCGGCGTTTCCGATTTACGCCGATCCGGCAGCGGCCGCCAGGTCGGCGCAGGTCTGGACGGTGGGCTTGAACTGGTATCCCAACAAGAATCTGACCGTCAAAACCAGTTACGCGCGCACGACGTTTGACGGTGGCGGCACGGGCGCAACTCCGCTGGCTGCGATCACGCGGCAGCCGGAACAAGTGCTTTTCACCCGGGCGCAACTGTCATTCTAAATCAATTTCAAAAAGCCAAACCTAATGAGAACAATCTGGAGTCTGCTGTGGTTGGGAATCGCGCTCAGCGTTTCTGCCAAGGACGTCAAGTTGCTCAACGTCTCGTATGACCCGACCCGCGAGTTGTATCAGGAGTACAACGTCGCGTTCGCAAAATACTGGAAGGAAAAGACCGGCGTCACGGTGAAGATTGAGCAATCGCACGGCGGCTCGGGCAAACAGGCGCGCGCGGTGATTGATGGACTGGAAGCCGACGTGGTCACTCTTGCGTTGGCGTATGACATTGACGCCGTGGCGCGAAGAGCGCGCCTGCTGGCCCCTGACTGGCAAAAGCGATTGCCTCAAAATGCATCGCCCTACACTTCGACGATTGTGTTTCTTGTGCGCAAGGGCAATCCCAGGGGCATCAAGGATTGGGCGGACCTTGTGAAACCGGGCATTCGAATCATCCCGGCCAATCCGAAAACCTCGGGGGCGGCGCGTTGGACGTATCTCGCCGCTTGGGGTTACGCGTTGAAGCAGAATGGCGGCGATGAAACCAAGGCCCGGGCGTTCGTGCAACAGTTTTACAAGAACGTGCCGGTGCTGGATACCGGCGCGCGTGGCGCGACAACAACCTTCGTGCAACGCGGCATCGGCGACGTGCTCGTAGGCTGGGAAAACGAAGCCATCCTCTCGATGAAAGAATCGGGCCGCGGCGAATTTGAGCTGGTCGTGCCCTCCATCAGCATTCTGGCGGAGCCGCCGGTGGCGGTGGTGGATAAGAATGTCAAACGCCACGGCGCGACGGACGTGGCGCAGGCGTATCTCGAATATCTTTACACGCCGGAAGGGCAGGAGATTGCGGCCAAACATCACTTTCGACCGCGTCATCCAGCCCCGACCAGTCAATTTGCGGCCCAGTTCACGAAGCTGGAACTTTTCACAATTGACGACGTATTTGGCGGTTGGCAAAAGGCGCATAAGACGCACTTTGCCGATGGCGGTTTCTATGACCAAATTCAACAAGCCAACCGCTAGAAGCCCGATGGAATTGATGATTCGAATCTCAAAAAATCTCCGGCTTGGCGGCGGGATCGTTCGGGGCGAAAGGTTTTGCCGCTGATTTGATTTTACCTAGACTTTCGCGATCTGATGGCAGGAAAAAAAACTAATGTGCTCCCGGGCTTCGGCCTGACGATGGGATACACGGTGCTCTATCTGAGCTTGATCGTGTTGATTCCGATTGCCGCGCTTTTTCTGCGGGTGTTTCAGGCGGGCGCCAACACGGCGGCGTTCACCACCGCGGATTTCGACGATTTGCCCGAACTGATCGAGCGCGTTCAGGAGCATCCCGACCAACTCTCGCTGTTCCTCTGGGAAAAGTTGCCGGCGGCCACGCGCCAGCAAATCGCTGCCGACGGCGCGACCCAGGCCGTGGCGCAACAGGATTTCATCAGCGCCTTAAATCAACTGGTCGCGGGAGAGACGATTTACAGCGCCGCGCGGTTTGATGGAATCGTTCTGAGTGATAAAGCTCAATGGTATCTCCGGCACGGCGGCTCCGTGGAGTGGTTGAACCGGACGCTTTTGGAAGACGCCTTCCATTTCAACATCAACAAGAAAACGAACTGGGTGGACCTTTGGCTTTCGGCCGTAAGCCCGCGAGCGTTGGCTGCCTACCGATTGACGTTTGGCGCTTCTTTAATCGCGGCATTGATCAACGCGGTGTTTGGCACGCTGGTGGCCTGGGTATTGGTGCGCTACGAATTTTACGGACGTCGTTTCATTGATGCGCTGGTGGATTTTCCTTTTGCGTTACCAACCGCCGTGGCGGGTTTGACGCTGGCGAGTTTATTTGCTGCCAACGGTTGGCTGGGCGGATTTTTAGCGCAGACGACGGCGGACGGTCGGCGGGAGGGCATCACGCAGTACCTGTCGTGGTTTGGCGTGGTGGTCGCGTTGATTTTCGTGGGACTGCCGTTTGTGGTGCGCACCCTGCAACCCATTCTCAAAAATTTTGAACGTGAAGTTGAGGAAGCTTCCGCCATGCTCGGGGCCGGGCGGCTGCACACCTTTCGCAGCGTTATTTTGCCGTCTTTGCTGCCCTCGATTCTCACCGGATTTGCCCTGGCCTTTGCGCGTGCAATCGGAGAGTTCGGTTCGGTCATTTTTGTATCCAGCAACCTGCCGTATCGGAGCGAGATCGCCCCGTATCTCATCGTGGTGCGACTCGAACAATATGATTACTCGGGAGCCATGACGCTCGCGGTGGTGTTGTTGGTATTCTCTTTTGGTTTGTTGGTGGGCATCAACATCATCGAGCAATGGGCCGGCAAGTTTGTAAAGGAATGAGCCGCCACCTTCTGATCATGAAAAGCTTTTTGAGGTGAACCAGCGAGTGACGTATGGCCGGAATTCTGAAACGACAAAATATCACCGGGTGCGCAAAATCTCAGCGCGGCGCGGAGGAATCGGCGTTGACCAAGTGGATGCTCATCGGCGTCGCGATGGTTTTCTGTCTCGTGTTTCTGTTGCTACCGCTGGCCAACGTGTTTGTGCAGGCTTGCGCCAACGGCGTGGGCGGCTACTGGCGGGCCATATCGCATCCGGACGCCTGGGCGGCCATGAAACTCACCCTGTTGATCGCGGCCATCAGCGTGCCGCTGAATGTCATCTTTGGTCTGGCGGCGGCCTGGGCGATTGCCAAATTTGAATTCCGCGGCAAAGCCTTGCTCATCACGCTGATTGATCTGCCGTTTTCCGTGTCCCCGGTGGTGGCGGGGCTGATGTTCGTGGTCTTGTTCGGGTTGCAGGGTTACTTCGGAGCCTGGCTGCGCGAACATGATTTGCAAGTCATCTTTGCCGTGCCGGGGATGGTGCTGGCCACAGTGTTTGTCACGTTTCCGTTTGTCGCGCGCGAATTGATTCCCACGATGCAATCCACCGGCTCGGACCAGGAACACGCGGCGCTGGCGTTGGGGGCCAGCGGGTGGCAAACCTTCTGGCACGTCACGCTGCCCGGAGCCAAATGGGGTTTGCTGTACGGCGTGATTTTGTGCAACGCGCGAGCGATGGGCGAGTTTGGCGCCGTGCGCGTGGTCAGCGGCAATATCGCCGGTAAAACGCAGACCATGCCGTTGCGGGTCGAGAGTTTGAATGACGAGTTTCAAGGACAGGCGGCGTTTGCCGTCGCCAGTTTGTTGGCGTTGCTCGCCCTGGTGACCTTGGCGTTCAAGACCTTATTGGAATGGCGTCAACAGCGGGAATTTGAACGGGCGCAGCAGGAGCAAGTAGATGGTTGATGGTGGATGGTGGAAAGGCGGAGTCGGCGCGCGCGGCCCGGCCCGTCCGTGGCAGACCAGCGCTGGAACGAAAGGAAAAACATGTTTGTTTTTGAACGATTGGACACGTGGCGGAAGGCGATTGATTTCGCCGATTTGGTTTATCGGACGACCAGTTCCTTTCCCGGGGAGGAGCGCTTTGGTCTGACCAGCCAGATGCGCCGCGCGGCCGTCTCTGTTTCCTCGAACATTGCCGAGGGCAGTTCACGTTTTTCCAAGGCGGATTTTGCCCGGTTCCTGGAGCTTGCCACGGGCTCCGTTTTTGAAGTGGTTTCACAATCATTCCTCGCCCGGCAGCAGGGTTTCTTGAACGACGCCGATTTTCAAAAACTTTATGCTGCGGCGGAAGAACAAGGGCGCATGTTAAGCGGTTTGCGCAACTCACAGTTAAAGGCCAGATGATCGGCACGGCCGTCCCATCCACTATCCACCATCAACCCTCTACTTTCCATGAGCATCGAACTTAAACAGATCACCAAAAAATTTGGCGAAGTGACGGCCGTGGCGGAGGTGAACTTTACCGTCCAGGAAGGTGAATTGGTCGGTTTGCTGGGGCCCAGCGGCGGCGGCAAAACCACCGTGCTCCGCATGATTGCCGGACTGGAGGAGCCGACGGCCGGGGATATTTTTATTCGCGGACAACGGGTGAACGACGTGTCGGTCCGGCAGCGCAACATCGGCTTCGTGTTTCAAAATTATGCGTTGTTCCGGAACATGAACGTGTTCAAGAACATTGCGTTCGGCTTGAAGGTTAAAAAGTGGAAACGCGCCGACATCGTGGCGCGGGTCGGCGAATTGTTGGCGCAGTTTGATTTGCAAGGCTTGGACAAGCGTTATCCGCACCAGTTATCGGGCGGACAACGCCAGCGGGTGGCGATTGCGCGCGCCTTGGCGCCCAAGCCCAGCGTGTTGTTGCTGGACGAACCGTTCGGCGCCGTGGACGCGAAGATTCGCCAGGAGCTGCGGGAGTGGTTGGTCACCTTGCATCACGATCTGAACGTGACCACGATTTTTGTGACGCACGATCAGGAGGAGGCGATGGAAGTCTCCAACCGGATCGTCATTTTCTCGAAGGGCCGGCTCGAACAAACCGGGGCGCCGCGGGAAGTGTATGAACAGCCGGTCAACGAGTTTGTGGCGCGATTTGTCGGCGTGATGAATGTGTTGGAGGCGGAAGTGCAGGGCGGCGTGGCCCGCGTCAACGAATTGCAATTCATCACTCCTGGTTACGCTGAAGGCGCGCGCCTGCGTCTCGGTTTCCGTCCGTACGCCGTGCAAATTTCCACGAATCTGAATCTGCTTCCCTATCGCGCGGTCCTGCGGCGCACGTACTTCCTGGGGATCATGCTCCGGCTGGAATTGGAGCTGGCCAGTGGGCTGGTGCTGCGCAGTCGCATGACCAAGGAGGAGTATTCGCAGTTGGGACTATATGACGGAGTGAAAGTCTCTCTGCGGATCAAAAACTACCGGGTGCTGGCCACTGAACATTCCCGTCTGACTCCGGAGTTGGAATCCGAGTATCAACCGCCCCCGACCTTTGGCGAAAATATCTGAGCGCGGTTCTTTCCGCCGGATTGGCCGCCCGGCTCTACGACCGGCAAGAATGTCTGTCGCTACCGGCAAGCATCGGCGACCTCATCGCGTTTCCGAAGCTCGCGACCGGCGCAGATGCGGTGACGGGACAAAAGTACAGAGTGCATAAGCCATTGACCACCATCGTCTTTTGAACCAACCTGCTGCCTGTCTGCATCGGGGACGACCCCGACGCTTTAACCTGTAAAATCAGGGACGACCCTGGCAACCAAAAGAAGATGTATGTCATGGGTCATTCTTATCATCGCGGCGCTATTCGAAATCACCTGGGCGGTCAGCCTCAAATTCACTGATGGGTTTACTCGTTTGTGGCCGAGTGTGGGCACCATCGTCGCATTGGCCATCAGCGTTGGATTGCTTGGCGTCGCGACCAAGTCATTGCCTATTGGCACCGCGTATGCCGTTTGGACTGGAATTGGAGCGGTCGGCACGGTGCTCTGCGGCATCGCCTTTCTCGGAGACCCGACCACGCCGATCCGACTGGTGTGCGTTGGGTTCATCATTCTCGGCATCCTCGGCCTTAAAATCACCTCGTAAAAGTAACAGCCAATTCCGCTTGAGCCGATGACGCAAGGCCTCGGTCAGGGGCGGGTGGTTGGCTTCAAACCACCGCGACTTGCTTGCGCCAGACCGCGGGGCTGCCTCGCGAAAGGTTGCGCGGTCGGCAAAGTAATCGACAGAAACCCCGTCGGCTGTCAGCATGGCGCAAATCCAGCCAAGTCCGCATGGCGCGTTTGCGAAAACTGAATGACGGCGGCCCGGCCGAAATCCTGGAGTTGCACCTCGGAGCGAACCTCTTCGGGCGCGACCAGGAATGTGATTTTCCCATCAACCATGCGTCCGTGTCAGCGCGCCATTGTGAATTGATTTTATCCGCCGATGGAGTGTTATTGCGCGATTTCGATTCCACCAATGGCACTTTTGTCAACGATGCGCCGGTGCGTCAGGCGGTTTTGCTGCCCGGCCAAATCCTGCGGGTGGGCAGTGTGGCTTTCGTAGTCGAGGACGTGGAAGTAAAGATTACGATTCCGGCCATTGATCACGTCGTGCCGGCGCCGCCCGTGGTTTTGCCCGATGGGGTGATGCTCTGCCAACGCCATCCGAACGCCAAAGTGACCCATCGCTGCTCGCACTGTCATTCCGTCTTGTGCGACCACTGTGTCACGCGAATCCGCCGCAAAGGCGGCAAGACACTTAAACTTTGCAAGCTGTGCAGTCATCCGGTTGCGGCGCTGGATTCCGACTGGTCCAAGTCGAAATCGTTTTGGTCCAAGCTCCGGCGCATCGCCACGCATAAATTCCCTTTTATCCACCGTGGAAAATCTGAATGACGACGGATCAGGTTCATGGGTAAATGGTCCATAGCCCATTGAAGCCACCATCAGGAAAACAGACATTGAATAGCGGCCGCGCCGGAGTGAGTCGGCCACCCGCGCCTGCTGCGCAGCTTGGCCGGAAAGATGCAGTTGGCCCAGGTGGAACGGCCAACTTGGCCGTTCTGGGCGGCAACCTGCCGCCCAGCCGAGCGCACGGAGATCGCACACCATGGGGTTCGTACTATTTGCGTTCGACTATCGGGCTGGTAGCCCGACAGAGCGGGCCAGTGGCCCGTTCCACCCAAACTCCAATCGAACCGTTCCGGCTTAGGTGCTGCGGAGTTTGAGTTGAATTGAAAGTTGGTTTGAGTTGAAATGGCCAATAAGTAATCGCGCATGAAGTTGTTGAATCAATACACCAGCCGCGAGGTGCCGGGGTTTGTGAACGTGCTGCGCACGGCCACGAACACGGCGACGGTTAGTTTGTGGAGCAAGGACAGCACGGCGTTGTTCACGCCTACCACGCGCAAGGGAGATTCGTGCTTTCAGTCTTCGCAACGCGGGACGCCTGTTCAACGCGATACTGGCTCAACCACTAATCCTTGGATTCCATAATTCGTATGCGGACTGGCATCGTGACAAAACTTGTTGGAACATTGCTTCGAGTAGTGGTGCTCTCACCTGCTCTCATGATTTTGGGCGCAGCGATTGAAAGTGTGTATCGCCCAAGCTTGTGGATTACGCCCATGAGCCGTTTCTGGTATTTGCCTTTGTTCAGCGGCCTCTTTGCACTCCTTTGCATACTTCCCTATCCGGACATTTTGTTCAAAAGGGCGGTCAAGCCACTTGTTCTCGGCGTGATTCTTTTGGTCTGCGCCTTCAAACTCCGTCACGAGTTTTTGCCGTTTCATTACGCCGCGCCGGAGTTGGCGAACCATCCTGCATATGTGGCCGAATTCGAGGCGGCGAAAAAAGAGCCGAACGGTTTGGGCTTTTCCTCAGAACGCAAAGAAGGAGGAAGGCTGCTTTGGATAGTCAACAAAGCCAACTATACCCCGCAGAACATCGTCATCATGGGAAGTTTTTGTCTAGTGCCACTCATTTTGTTCCTTCTGAGAAACCATGAGGTTTGTCGCGGCATCACTTGGCGCAACTTCACATTGCCGCCGCAAAAGGTCACAGCCAAATGAACCGTAATAAAGGGAAGTGAACCGTACGCGACCAACCACTGCACTGAACGTGCCATGAATTTTGCACTGGCGCAGCGTTCCGGCTGCACCCGGTGGCGTATTCGTATCTTGCCAATTCACCGTTGGTGGAGAAACTGTGGTTCACGAACAACACGACGCTGCGGATGACGACGACCAAGAGTTATGATTATCTGAACCGGTTGACGGGCAACACCAGCGCCGCCGGTGGCTCGAATGTGGCGGTGTTCAATTACGCCAACAACGCGGCCAACCAGCGCACGGCCATCACCAACGTGGACAGTTCCCGCTGGGTGTATCAGTACGACGCCCTCGGACAGGTGGTTTCCGGCCGGAAGTATTGGAGTGACGGCACACCCGTTGCGGGGCAGCAGTTCGAGTATGGCTTTGATGACATTGGCAACCGGAAGAGCGCGGCGGCGGGCGGAGATGCCGTGGGCGCCAACCTGCGTTACGCCAGTTACACGGCCAACAACTTGAATCAATACACCAGCCGCGAGGTGCCGGGGTTTGTGAATGTGTTGGGGACGGCCACCAATACTGCCACGGTTTCGTTGTGGGGTGACAATGGGGCGTACAGTGCGACGTCGCGCAAGGGGGATTATTTCCGGGGCGAACTGGGCGTAACCAACACGGCCAATCCGGTGTGGTTGACCATCACCAATCTGGCGGTGCTCAATAACGGCAGCAACCCGGACATTGTGACCAATACGATTGGGAAGACCTACGTGGCCAAAACCCCCGAGGCGTTTTACTACGACCTGGACGGCAATCTGACCAACGATGGCCACTGGACCTACACATGGGACGCCGAGAACCGATTGACCAAGGTGGAAAGTCTGAGTGGTGCGCCTACGGCTTCCAAACGCAAAGTGGTTTGGGAGT
Coding sequences:
- a CDS encoding sulfate ABC transporter substrate-binding protein — its product is MRTIWSLLWLGIALSVSAKDVKLLNVSYDPTRELYQEYNVAFAKYWKEKTGVTVKIEQSHGGSGKQARAVIDGLEADVVTLALAYDIDAVARRARLLAPDWQKRLPQNASPYTSTIVFLVRKGNPRGIKDWADLVKPGIRIIPANPKTSGAARWTYLAAWGYALKQNGGDETKARAFVQQFYKNVPVLDTGARGATTTFVQRGIGDVLVGWENEAILSMKESGRGEFELVVPSISILAEPPVAVVDKNVKRHGATDVAQAYLEYLYTPEGQEIAAKHHFRPRHPAPTSQFAAQFTKLELFTIDDVFGGWQKAHKTHFADGGFYDQIQQANR
- the cysW gene encoding sulfate ABC transporter permease subunit CysW; this translates as MAGILKRQNITGCAKSQRGAEESALTKWMLIGVAMVFCLVFLLLPLANVFVQACANGVGGYWRAISHPDAWAAMKLTLLIAAISVPLNVIFGLAAAWAIAKFEFRGKALLITLIDLPFSVSPVVAGLMFVVLFGLQGYFGAWLREHDLQVIFAVPGMVLATVFVTFPFVARELIPTMQSTGSDQEHAALALGASGWQTFWHVTLPGAKWGLLYGVILCNARAMGEFGAVRVVSGNIAGKTQTMPLRVESLNDEFQGQAAFAVASLLALLALVTLAFKTLLEWRQQREFERAQQEQVDG
- a CDS encoding four helix bundle protein: MFVFERLDTWRKAIDFADLVYRTTSSFPGEERFGLTSQMRRAAVSVSSNIAEGSSRFSKADFARFLELATGSVFEVVSQSFLARQQGFLNDADFQKLYAAAEEQGRMLSGLRNSQLKAR
- a CDS encoding ABC transporter ATP-binding protein; the encoded protein is MSIELKQITKKFGEVTAVAEVNFTVQEGELVGLLGPSGGGKTTVLRMIAGLEEPTAGDIFIRGQRVNDVSVRQRNIGFVFQNYALFRNMNVFKNIAFGLKVKKWKRADIVARVGELLAQFDLQGLDKRYPHQLSGGQRQRVAIARALAPKPSVLLLDEPFGAVDAKIRQELREWLVTLHHDLNVTTIFVTHDQEEAMEVSNRIVIFSKGRLEQTGAPREVYEQPVNEFVARFVGVMNVLEAEVQGGVARVNELQFITPGYAEGARLRLGFRPYAVQISTNLNLLPYRAVLRRTYFLGIMLRLELELASGLVLRSRMTKEEYSQLGLYDGVKVSLRIKNYRVLATEHSRLTPELESEYQPPPTFGENI
- the sugE gene encoding quaternary ammonium compound efflux SMR transporter SugE, giving the protein MSWVILIIAALFEITWAVSLKFTDGFTRLWPSVGTIVALAISVGLLGVATKSLPIGTAYAVWTGIGAVGTVLCGIAFLGDPTTPIRLVCVGFIILGILGLKITS
- a CDS encoding FHA domain-containing protein; this encodes MARLRKLNDGGPAEILELHLGANLFGRDQECDFPINHASVSARHCELILSADGVLLRDFDSTNGTFVNDAPVRQAVLLPGQILRVGSVAFVVEDVEVKITIPAIDHVVPAPPVVLPDGVMLCQRHPNAKVTHRCSHCHSVLCDHCVTRIRRKGGKTLKLCKLCSHPVAALDSDWSKSKSFWSKLRRIATHKFPFIHRGKSE